From Acidovorax sp. FHTAMBA, one genomic window encodes:
- the trkA gene encoding Trk system potassium transporter TrkA produces MKIIILGAGRVGQSVADSLVSERNDITVIDTDAARLRDLESRYDLRGVVGNGIEPSVLAEAGAQDTDLLIACAAQDETNLVCCKVAQLMFNIPKRIARVRSTGFQTEERLVAPEGFAVDRIICPEQSLTSYIGKLIEYPEAMQVREFAGGRACLVSVRARAGAPMVGHTVAEMRNGTPEVAVRLVAIYRRFPDEPDRFVACAGETRIEPGDEVFVLAAREHIAHVLATLHRRGATAVRPVRRIMIAGGGRVGLHLALALGKEPGRYLVKIIEDDGARCIELASRLPSDVLVLQGDTTDENLLGDESIDEIDLFLALTDDDEDNIMSCLLAKRMGARRVLALINRRSYADLMHGTQIDIALSPAQAMLGELLAYVRQGDVQAVHSLRRGVAEALEIVVRGDRKTSRVVGRKVSELSLPRDVHIGLIVRGLPESPEVSADDLREPQVIIPRSSTVLESNDHVVFFLPHKRLVRDVEKLFRVSATFF; encoded by the coding sequence ATGAAAATCATCATCCTCGGCGCGGGCCGTGTGGGCCAGAGTGTGGCGGACAGCCTGGTGTCGGAGCGCAACGACATCACCGTCATCGACACCGACGCCGCCCGGCTGCGCGACCTGGAATCGCGCTACGACCTGCGGGGGGTGGTGGGCAACGGCATCGAGCCCTCGGTGCTGGCCGAGGCGGGTGCGCAGGACACCGACCTGCTGATCGCCTGCGCTGCGCAGGACGAGACCAATCTCGTGTGCTGCAAGGTGGCGCAGCTGATGTTCAACATCCCCAAGCGCATCGCGCGGGTGCGCTCCACCGGCTTTCAGACCGAGGAGCGCCTGGTGGCCCCCGAGGGCTTTGCGGTGGACCGCATCATCTGCCCCGAACAATCCCTCACCAGCTACATCGGCAAGCTCATCGAATACCCCGAGGCCATGCAGGTGCGCGAGTTTGCCGGGGGCCGCGCCTGCCTGGTGTCGGTGCGCGCCCGGGCGGGCGCACCCATGGTGGGGCACACGGTGGCGGAAATGCGCAACGGCACGCCCGAGGTGGCGGTGCGCCTGGTGGCCATCTACCGCCGCTTTCCGGATGAGCCCGACCGCTTTGTGGCCTGCGCCGGTGAAACACGCATCGAGCCGGGCGACGAGGTGTTCGTGCTCGCCGCGCGCGAGCACATTGCCCATGTGCTGGCCACGCTGCACCGGCGTGGCGCCACGGCGGTGCGGCCGGTGCGGCGCATCATGATTGCCGGGGGCGGTCGGGTGGGCCTGCACCTGGCGCTCGCGCTGGGCAAGGAGCCGGGGCGCTACCTGGTGAAGATCATCGAGGACGACGGCGCCCGCTGCATCGAGCTGGCCTCGCGCCTGCCGTCCGACGTGCTGGTGCTGCAGGGCGACACCACGGACGAAAACCTGCTCGGCGACGAGAGCATCGACGAGATCGACCTCTTCCTGGCGCTCACCGACGATGACGAGGACAACATCATGTCCTGCCTGCTGGCCAAGCGCATGGGCGCGCGCCGCGTGCTGGCCCTCATCAACCGGCGCAGCTATGCCGACCTGATGCACGGCACGCAGATCGACATTGCCCTGTCGCCCGCGCAGGCCATGCTGGGCGAGCTGCTGGCCTATGTGCGCCAGGGCGATGTGCAGGCCGTGCACAGCCTGCGCCGCGGCGTGGCCGAGGCGCTGGAGATTGTGGTGCGCGGCGACCGCAAAACCTCGCGCGTGGTGGGGCGCAAGGTGAGCGAACTGAGCCTGCCACGCGATGTGCACATCGGCCTGATCGTGCGCGGCCTGCCCGAGTCGCCCGAGGTCTCGGCCGACGATCTGCGCGAGCCGCAGGTGATCATTCCGCGCAGCAGCACGGTGCTGGAGAGCAACGACCACGTGGTGTTCTTCCTGCCGCACAAGCGGCTGGTGCGTGACGTGGAAAAGCTCTTCCGTGTGAGCGCGACCTTTTTCTGA
- a CDS encoding glutamate-5-semialdehyde dehydrogenase translates to MNALNVAEYTHTLGLQAKTASALMAKAPAAIKNKALKALARLLRDNVDALQVDNARDLERARAAGLAEPMVDRLKLTPKVLETCAEGCEQLAAMPDIIGEIIGMKQQPSGIRVGQMRVPIGVFGMIYESRPNVTIEAASLSIKSGNACILRGGSEAIDSNKALARLVAQALAEAGLPEHGVQLVHTTDREAVGQLIAMPQYVDVIIPRGGKGLIERISRDAKVPVIKHLDGNCHTYVDDPCDIAMAVKVADNAKTNKYSPCNASEGLLVARGVAAEFLPQIGVVYAAKGVEMRGCPEAMALLADVPGALLTPATEQDWSEEYLAPIISVKIVAGVDEAIAHINQYSSHHTDAILTRDHMHAQQFLREVDSASVMVNASTRFADGFEYGLGAEIGISTDKFHARGPVGIEGLTSLKYVVLGEGEVRS, encoded by the coding sequence ATGAATGCCCTTAACGTCGCCGAATACACGCACACCCTGGGTTTGCAGGCAAAAACGGCCTCCGCGCTGATGGCCAAAGCGCCAGCAGCTATCAAAAACAAAGCACTCAAGGCCCTGGCCCGGCTGCTGCGCGACAACGTGGACGCGCTGCAGGTGGACAACGCCCGCGACCTGGAACGTGCCCGCGCCGCCGGGCTGGCCGAGCCGATGGTGGACCGCCTCAAACTCACCCCCAAGGTGCTGGAAACCTGCGCCGAAGGCTGCGAGCAGCTGGCCGCCATGCCCGACATCATTGGCGAGATCATCGGCATGAAGCAGCAACCCAGCGGCATCCGCGTGGGGCAGATGCGCGTGCCGATTGGCGTGTTCGGCATGATCTACGAGAGCCGCCCCAACGTGACCATCGAGGCGGCGTCGCTGTCGATCAAGAGCGGCAACGCCTGCATCCTGCGCGGCGGCTCGGAGGCCATTGATTCCAACAAGGCGCTGGCTCGGCTGGTGGCCCAGGCGCTGGCCGAGGCCGGCCTGCCAGAGCACGGCGTGCAGCTGGTGCATACCACCGACCGCGAGGCCGTGGGCCAGCTGATTGCCATGCCGCAGTATGTGGACGTGATCATCCCGCGCGGCGGCAAGGGCCTCATCGAGCGCATCAGCCGCGACGCCAAGGTGCCCGTGATCAAGCACCTGGACGGCAACTGCCACACCTATGTGGACGACCCCTGCGACATCGCCATGGCCGTGAAGGTGGCCGACAACGCCAAGACCAACAAGTACAGCCCCTGCAATGCGAGCGAAGGCCTGCTGGTGGCGCGCGGCGTGGCGGCGGAGTTTCTGCCGCAGATCGGCGTGGTGTATGCCGCCAAGGGCGTGGAGATGCGCGGCTGCCCCGAGGCGATGGCTCTGCTGGCCGACGTGCCGGGCGCGCTGCTCACGCCCGCCACAGAGCAGGACTGGAGCGAGGAATACCTGGCCCCGATCATCAGCGTGAAGATCGTGGCGGGCGTGGATGAAGCCATTGCGCACATCAACCAGTATTCGAGCCACCACACCGACGCCATCCTCACGCGCGACCACATGCACGCCCAGCAGTTTCTGCGCGAAGTGGATTCGGCCAGCGTGATGGTGAACGCCAGCACGCGTTTTGCCGACGGCTTTGAATACGGCCTGGGCGCCGAAATCGGCATCAGCACCGACAAGTTCCACGCGCGCGGGCCGGTGGGCATTGAAGGCCTCACATCGCTCAAGTACGTGGTGCTGGGCGAGGGCGAGGTGCGCAGTTGA
- the holA gene encoding DNA polymerase III subunit delta: protein MQVALAQLSSHLQRGLSPLYVLHGDEPLLQQEAADAIRTTARAQGYTERSSYTVAGAHFDWSAVLAAGGSLSLFADKQIVEIRIPSGKPGKDGSVALQQVAESARGNDSTLTLVMLPRLDKATRTGAWFAALESCGTSIQIDPIERGMLPQWIAQRLAAQGQRVVAGEEGQRTLQFFADRVEGNLLAAHQEIQKLALLHPAGELTQAQVEAAVLNVARYDVFKLSESVLSGHTARVQRMLDGLQAEGEAEVLVHWALAEDIRALKRVKDAMNAGRPLPMALRENRIWGAKEKLFERILPKASDAALARLLQSAHTVDGIVKGLKQPDWPTDGWQALQRLAFQMCRLTQAAR, encoded by the coding sequence ATGCAAGTCGCCCTGGCCCAACTCTCATCGCATCTCCAACGGGGCCTGTCGCCGCTTTATGTGCTGCACGGCGATGAGCCCCTGCTGCAGCAGGAGGCGGCCGACGCCATCCGCACCACGGCCCGGGCCCAGGGCTACACCGAACGCAGCAGCTACACCGTGGCCGGGGCCCACTTTGACTGGAGCGCCGTGCTGGCTGCGGGCGGGTCACTCAGCCTGTTTGCCGACAAGCAGATCGTCGAAATCCGCATCCCATCGGGCAAGCCCGGAAAGGACGGCAGCGTGGCCCTGCAGCAGGTGGCCGAATCGGCGCGCGGCAACGACAGCACGCTCACCCTGGTGATGTTGCCCCGCCTGGACAAGGCCACCCGCACCGGCGCGTGGTTTGCGGCGCTGGAATCTTGCGGCACCTCGATCCAGATCGACCCCATCGAGCGCGGCATGCTGCCCCAGTGGATCGCCCAGCGCCTGGCCGCCCAGGGCCAGCGCGTGGTGGCGGGCGAGGAAGGCCAGCGCACCCTGCAGTTCTTTGCCGACCGCGTGGAAGGCAACCTGCTGGCCGCGCACCAGGAGATCCAAAAGCTCGCCCTGCTGCACCCGGCGGGTGAACTGACGCAGGCCCAGGTCGAAGCCGCTGTGCTCAACGTGGCGCGCTACGACGTGTTCAAGCTCTCTGAATCCGTGCTCTCAGGCCATACCGCTCGCGTGCAGCGCATGCTCGACGGCCTGCAGGCCGAAGGCGAGGCCGAAGTGCTGGTGCACTGGGCGCTGGCCGAAGACATCCGCGCCCTGAAACGCGTGAAAGACGCCATGAACGCCGGCCGCCCCCTGCCCATGGCCCTGCGCGAAAACCGCATCTGGGGCGCCAAGGAAAAGCTGTTCGAGCGCATCCTGCCCAAGGCCAGCGACGCCGCACTGGCGCGGCTGCTGCAGTCGGCCCACACGGTGGACGGCATCGTCAAAGGGCTCAAGCAGCCCGACTGGCCCACGGATGGCTGGCAGGCGCTGCAGCGGCTGGCGTTTCAGATGTGCAGGCTGACGCAGGCGGCGCGGTGA
- the rocF gene encoding arginase, whose amino-acid sequence MPPNALRSAQPTSLIGAPTDIGAGARGASMGPEALRVAGLQAALESHGLQVFDRGNLSGPANPWQPPVDGYRHLPEVVEWNQRVFDAVYAELQLGHLPILLGGDHCLGLGSISAVARHCVEAGKKLRVLWLDAHADFNTSELTPSGNVHGMPVACLCGFGPEALTGLARMPGGGPALRPDQIRQIGIRSVDAGEKRFVHAQGLEVFDMRAIDEVGMRQVMERALAGMDAHTHLHVSFDVDFLDPDIAPGVGTTVPGGPTYREAQLCMEMIADSGRLASLDIVELNPALDVRNRTAVLAVDLVESLFGKSTLMRNRPV is encoded by the coding sequence ATGCCACCCAATGCCCTGCGCAGCGCCCAGCCCACCAGCCTGATCGGCGCCCCCACCGATATCGGCGCCGGGGCGCGCGGGGCCTCGATGGGGCCCGAAGCCCTGCGGGTGGCGGGGCTGCAGGCGGCGCTGGAGTCCCACGGGCTGCAGGTGTTTGACCGGGGCAACTTGAGCGGCCCGGCCAACCCCTGGCAGCCTCCCGTGGACGGCTACCGCCATCTGCCCGAGGTGGTGGAGTGGAACCAGCGCGTGTTCGACGCCGTATATGCCGAGCTGCAGCTGGGCCACCTGCCCATCCTGCTGGGCGGCGACCACTGCCTGGGCCTGGGCAGCATCAGCGCCGTGGCGCGCCACTGCGTGGAGGCGGGCAAGAAACTGCGCGTGCTGTGGCTCGATGCGCATGCCGACTTCAACACCAGCGAGCTCACCCCCAGCGGCAATGTGCATGGCATGCCCGTGGCCTGCCTGTGCGGGTTTGGCCCCGAGGCGTTGACCGGGCTGGCCCGGATGCCCGGCGGCGGCCCCGCACTGCGCCCCGACCAGATCCGCCAGATCGGCATCCGCAGCGTGGACGCGGGCGAAAAGCGCTTTGTGCACGCGCAGGGCCTGGAGGTGTTTGACATGCGCGCCATCGACGAAGTGGGCATGCGCCAGGTGATGGAGCGGGCCCTGGCGGGCATGGACGCCCACACGCACCTGCATGTGAGCTTTGACGTGGATTTTCTGGACCCCGACATTGCGCCCGGCGTGGGCACCACCGTGCCCGGCGGCCCCACTTACCGCGAGGCGCAACTGTGCATGGAAATGATTGCCGACAGCGGCCGCCTGGCCTCGCTCGACATCGTGGAGCTGAACCCGGCGCTGGATGTGCGCAACCGGACGGCCGTGCTGGCGGTGGACCTGGTGGAGTCGCTGTTCGGCAAGAGCACGCTGATGCGGAACCGGCCGGTGTGA
- the lptE gene encoding LPS assembly lipoprotein LptE produces the protein MNKRTLLSLAPVALLSACGFRLRGVPEFGFRSLYIAAPAGSPLARELQRTLEGSGSPLKVLRDPAALPTAEAIMDLLQEQQERVVVGQNASGQVRELQLRLRIRFRLRTQEGTELIAPTELLQQRDISYNETIALAKEAEEALLFRNMQTDLVQQLMRRLAAARLA, from the coding sequence ATGAACAAGCGCACGCTGCTCTCCCTCGCGCCCGTGGCGCTGCTGTCCGCCTGCGGTTTCCGGCTGCGGGGCGTGCCCGAGTTCGGGTTCCGCTCGCTGTACATTGCCGCGCCCGCCGGCTCGCCGCTGGCGCGGGAGCTGCAGCGCACGCTGGAGGGCTCGGGCAGTCCGCTGAAGGTGCTGCGCGACCCCGCGGCCCTGCCCACGGCAGAGGCCATCATGGACCTGCTGCAGGAGCAGCAGGAGCGCGTGGTGGTGGGCCAGAACGCCTCGGGCCAGGTGCGCGAACTGCAGCTGCGCCTGCGCATCAGGTTCCGCCTGCGCACGCAGGAGGGGACCGAGCTCATTGCCCCCACCGAACTGCTGCAGCAGCGCGACATCAGCTACAACGAAACCATCGCGCTGGCCAAGGAGGCCGAAGAGGCCCTGCTGTTCCGCAACATGCAGACCGATCTGGTGCAGCAGCTGATGCGGCGTCTGGCTGCGGCCCGTTTGGCGTGA
- the leuS gene encoding leucine--tRNA ligase has translation MQDKYSPQDVERAAHSHWTATDAYRVTEDASKKKFYACSMLPYPSGKLHMGHVRNYTINDMLTRYLRMNGHNVLMPMGWDAFGLPAENAALKNGVPPAQWTYENIAYMKKQMQAMGLAIDWSREVATCDPTYYQWNQWLFLKMLEKGIAYRKTQVVNWDPVDQTVLANEQVIDGKGWRTGATVEKREIPGYYLKITDYAEELLDFVTGDKLPGWPERVKLMQENWIGKSEGVRFAFTHDIAGDDGALIGDGKMYVFTTRADTIMGVTFCAVAPEHPLAAHAAKTNPQLAAFIEECKSGGTTEAELATQEKKGVPTGLFVTHPLTGEKVQVWVGNYVLMGYGDGAVMGVPAHDERDFAFALKYGIEIKQVVLVDGEHFDYRQWHDWYGDKQRGVTINSDSFSGLSYKEAVNAVAHALQQKGQGEKKTTWRLRDWGVSRQRYWGTPIPIIHCEEHGAVPVPEKDLPVVLPTDCVPDGSGNPLHKHEGFHAGVTCPVCGKPARRETDTMDTFVDSSWYFMRYCDPKNAEKMVAEGADYWMPMDQYIGGIEHAILHLLYARFWTKVMRDLGLVKVDEPFTKLLTQGMVLNHIYSRRTAKGGKDYFWPHDVEHVLGDDGKIIGARLKNQATSGDGMLPVGTPIDYEGVGTMSKSKNNGVDPQDLIEKYGADTARLYTMFTSPPEATLEWNDAAVEGSYRFLRRVWNFGLKLSAMDMEAATASVASASSLKDVEFGKEAKALRLEIHTVLKQVDYDYQRMQYNTVVSGAMKMINALEDFKANDSAGAQVALIEGFGILLRCLYPATPHIAHSLWSGLGYAAELGDLLDAPWPQVDANALVQDEIELMLQVNGKLRGSIQVPAQADKAEIERIALASEAFIAQAAGAAAKRVIVVPGRLVNVVV, from the coding sequence ATGCAAGACAAATACTCTCCCCAAGACGTCGAACGTGCCGCGCACAGCCACTGGACCGCCACCGACGCCTACCGCGTGACGGAAGACGCGAGCAAGAAGAAGTTCTACGCCTGCTCCATGCTGCCCTACCCCAGCGGCAAGCTGCACATGGGCCACGTGCGCAACTACACCATCAACGACATGCTCACGCGCTACCTGCGCATGAACGGCCACAACGTGCTCATGCCCATGGGCTGGGACGCCTTCGGCCTGCCGGCCGAGAACGCCGCGCTGAAAAATGGCGTGCCACCGGCCCAATGGACGTACGAAAACATCGCGTACATGAAAAAGCAGATGCAGGCCATGGGCCTGGCCATCGACTGGAGCCGCGAAGTCGCCACCTGCGACCCCACCTATTACCAATGGAACCAGTGGCTGTTTTTGAAGATGCTGGAAAAAGGCATCGCCTACCGCAAGACCCAGGTGGTGAACTGGGACCCGGTGGACCAGACGGTGCTGGCCAACGAGCAGGTGATTGACGGCAAGGGCTGGCGCACTGGCGCCACCGTGGAAAAGCGCGAAATCCCCGGCTATTACCTCAAGATCACCGACTACGCCGAAGAACTGCTCGACTTCGTCACCGGCGACAAGCTGCCCGGCTGGCCCGAGCGCGTGAAGCTGATGCAGGAAAACTGGATCGGCAAGAGCGAAGGCGTGCGCTTTGCGTTCACGCATGACATCGCAGGTGACGATGGTGCGCTGATCGGCGACGGCAAGATGTATGTCTTCACCACGCGCGCCGACACCATCATGGGCGTGACGTTTTGCGCCGTGGCGCCCGAGCACCCGCTGGCCGCCCACGCTGCCAAAACCAACCCCCAGCTTGCAGCCTTCATCGAAGAGTGCAAGAGCGGCGGCACCACCGAGGCCGAGCTGGCCACGCAAGAGAAGAAGGGCGTGCCCACGGGCCTGTTCGTTACCCACCCGCTGACCGGCGAGAAGGTGCAGGTCTGGGTCGGCAACTACGTGCTGATGGGCTATGGCGACGGCGCCGTGATGGGCGTGCCCGCGCACGACGAGCGCGACTTCGCGTTCGCCCTCAAGTACGGCATCGAGATCAAGCAGGTCGTGCTGGTCGATGGTGAGCACTTTGACTACCGCCAGTGGCACGACTGGTATGGCGACAAACAGCGCGGTGTGACCATCAACTCCGACAGTTTCAGCGGCCTTTCCTACAAGGAAGCCGTGAACGCCGTGGCCCACGCGCTGCAGCAAAAGGGCCAGGGCGAAAAGAAGACCACCTGGCGCCTGCGCGACTGGGGCGTGAGCCGCCAGCGCTACTGGGGCACGCCGATTCCCATCATCCATTGCGAAGAACACGGCGCCGTGCCGGTGCCCGAAAAAGACCTGCCGGTGGTGTTGCCCACCGACTGCGTGCCCGACGGCTCGGGCAACCCGCTGCACAAGCACGAGGGCTTTCACGCCGGCGTGACCTGCCCCGTGTGCGGCAAGCCCGCACGGCGCGAGACCGACACCATGGACACCTTCGTGGACAGTTCGTGGTACTTCATGCGCTACTGCGATCCCAAGAACGCTGAAAAAATGGTCGCGGAGGGCGCCGATTATTGGATGCCGATGGACCAGTACATCGGCGGCATCGAGCACGCCATCCTGCACCTGCTGTATGCGCGTTTCTGGACCAAGGTCATGCGCGACCTGGGCCTCGTGAAAGTGGACGAGCCCTTCACCAAGCTGCTCACGCAGGGCATGGTGCTCAACCACATCTACAGCCGCCGCACCGCCAAGGGCGGCAAGGACTACTTCTGGCCGCACGATGTGGAGCATGTGCTGGGCGATGACGGCAAGATCATCGGCGCCCGGCTCAAGAACCAAGCCACCAGCGGTGATGGCATGCTGCCTGTGGGCACGCCCATCGACTACGAGGGCGTGGGCACCATGTCCAAGTCCAAGAACAACGGCGTGGACCCGCAGGACCTCATCGAAAAGTACGGCGCCGACACCGCCCGCCTGTACACCATGTTCACCTCGCCACCCGAAGCCACGCTGGAGTGGAACGACGCGGCCGTGGAAGGCAGCTACCGGTTCCTGCGCCGCGTGTGGAACTTCGGCCTCAAGCTGTCTGCTATGGATATGGAAGCTGCTACCGCAAGCGTGGCAAGCGCCAGCAGCCTGAAAGACGTTGAATTTGGCAAGGAAGCCAAGGCGCTGCGGCTGGAGATCCATACCGTGCTCAAGCAGGTGGACTACGACTACCAGCGCATGCAGTACAACACCGTGGTCTCGGGCGCGATGAAGATGATCAACGCGCTCGAAGACTTCAAGGCCAACGACTCGGCCGGTGCCCAGGTGGCGCTGATCGAGGGTTTCGGCATCCTGCTGCGCTGCCTGTACCCGGCCACCCCGCACATTGCTCACAGCCTCTGGAGCGGCCTGGGTTACGCGGCCGAACTGGGCGACCTGCTGGATGCGCCCTGGCCCCAGGTCGATGCGAACGCGCTGGTGCAGGACGAAATCGAGCTCATGCTGCAGGTCAACGGCAAGCTGCGCGGCTCCATCCAGGTGCCCGCACAGGCCGACAAGGCCGAGATCGAACGCATTGCCCTGGCCAGCGAGGCCTTCATCGCGCAGGCGGCAGGCGCCGCTGCGAAGCGCGTCATCGTGGTGCCGGGTCGCCTGGTCAACGTGGTGGTATAG
- a CDS encoding biopolymer transporter ExbD gives MAFGRLERTTGPQPMSDINMTPLVDVMLVLVVIFILTAPLMASSIRLDLPRAEGATPGAAPQFVTLVVDATGQAFLDDQPLSQPALAERLRRIGAERPDTEIQLRADAAVPYGRVVEVMGVAHLAGLQRIGFVAESQTPGAPSAPARAR, from the coding sequence ATGGCCTTCGGAAGACTCGAACGCACCACGGGGCCGCAGCCCATGAGCGACATCAACATGACGCCGCTGGTGGACGTGATGCTGGTGCTGGTGGTGATCTTCATCCTCACGGCGCCGTTGATGGCCAGCTCCATCCGGCTCGACCTGCCACGCGCCGAGGGCGCCACGCCCGGTGCCGCGCCGCAGTTCGTCACGCTGGTGGTCGACGCCACCGGCCAGGCCTTTCTGGACGACCAGCCCCTGTCCCAGCCCGCGCTGGCCGAGCGCCTGCGCCGCATCGGCGCCGAGCGGCCCGACACCGAAATCCAGCTGCGCGCAGACGCCGCCGTGCCGTACGGGCGCGTGGTCGAGGTCATGGGCGTGGCCCACCTGGCCGGGCTGCAGCGCATCGGCTTTGTGGCTGAATCCCAGACGCCCGGTGCCCCTTCAGCCCCCGCCCGGGCACGCTGA
- a CDS encoding MotA/TolQ/ExbB proton channel family protein, whose amino-acid sequence MDALHWWRQGDAVTQGTALILLAMSVASWVVILWKLRLMHRAGVDVARCTAAFWQAPSLHLAEQRLKSFDREALVLPLVVAANSIAMQPEAGAQPSLAASGTLSQRLTRVLRDALHQVLGRLQFGQVLLATVGSTAPFVGLLGTVWGIYHALTAMAGAGQITIDRVSGPVGEALVMTAAGLAVAIPAVLAYNVFGRLIGRIEADLEGFALDLRELVIDTAVPAHSRP is encoded by the coding sequence ATGGACGCACTCCACTGGTGGCGCCAGGGCGACGCCGTCACGCAGGGCACGGCCCTGATCCTGCTGGCCATGTCGGTGGCAAGCTGGGTGGTCATTTTGTGGAAGCTGCGCCTCATGCACCGTGCCGGTGTGGACGTGGCGCGCTGCACGGCCGCGTTCTGGCAGGCACCGTCCCTCCACCTTGCAGAGCAGCGTCTGAAGTCTTTTGACAGGGAGGCGCTGGTCCTGCCTTTGGTTGTTGCTGCAAATTCAATAGCAATGCAGCCCGAAGCGGGCGCGCAGCCCTCACTTGCAGCTTCTGGCACCCTGTCGCAACGGCTGACCCGGGTGCTGCGCGATGCCCTGCACCAGGTGCTGGGCCGGCTGCAGTTCGGGCAGGTGCTGCTGGCCACCGTGGGTTCCACCGCACCCTTTGTGGGGCTGCTGGGTACCGTGTGGGGCATCTACCATGCACTCACCGCCATGGCAGGCGCCGGGCAGATCACCATTGATCGCGTCTCCGGCCCCGTGGGCGAGGCCCTGGTCATGACCGCCGCCGGGCTGGCCGTGGCCATACCTGCCGTGCTGGCCTACAACGTGTTTGGGCGGTTGATCGGCCGCATCGAGGCCGACCTGGAAGGGTTTGCGCTTGACCTGCGCGAACTGGTCATTGACACGGCGGTCCCCGCCCATTCCCGGCCCTGA
- the dapB gene encoding 4-hydroxy-tetrahydrodipicolinate reductase: protein MTGTSSPAAHTTTSAPGTRHRVAVAGASGRMGRMLIEAIRASDDCVLAGALDVAASPAIGSDATAFLGHASGVAITADIAAGLQNADVLIDFTRPEGTLAHLAVCSQRGVKAVIGTTGFSDEQKAAIAKFAEGSAIVMAPNMSVGVNVTLKLLEMAAKAMATGYDIEIIEAHHRHKVDAPSGTALKMGEVIADAMGRDLKECAVYAREGVTGERDPSSIGFATIRGGDIVGDHTVLFAGIGERIEITHKSSSRATYAQGSLRAVRFLAGHRTGMFDMFDVLGLQ, encoded by the coding sequence ATGACCGGGACTTCCTCGCCTGCCGCGCACACCACGACCTCTGCCCCCGGCACCCGCCACCGGGTGGCAGTGGCCGGGGCGTCGGGCCGCATGGGGCGCATGCTGATCGAGGCCATCCGCGCCAGTGACGACTGCGTGCTCGCCGGGGCCTTGGACGTGGCCGCCAGCCCGGCCATTGGCTCGGACGCCACCGCATTCCTCGGCCACGCCAGCGGCGTGGCCATCACCGCGGACATCGCCGCCGGCCTCCAGAATGCCGACGTTCTGATCGATTTCACGCGGCCCGAAGGCACGCTGGCCCATCTGGCCGTGTGCAGCCAGCGGGGCGTCAAGGCAGTGATCGGCACCACGGGCTTTTCGGACGAGCAGAAAGCCGCCATCGCGAAGTTTGCAGAGGGTTCGGCCATCGTCATGGCGCCCAACATGAGCGTGGGCGTCAACGTCACGCTCAAGCTCCTTGAGATGGCCGCCAAGGCCATGGCCACGGGCTACGACATCGAGATCATCGAAGCCCACCACCGCCACAAGGTGGATGCACCCTCGGGCACCGCGCTCAAGATGGGCGAAGTGATTGCCGACGCCATGGGCCGCGACCTCAAGGAATGCGCCGTGTACGCCCGCGAAGGCGTGACGGGCGAGCGCGATCCGTCCAGCATCGGTTTTGCCACCATCCGCGGTGGTGACATCGTGGGCGACCATACCGTGCTGTTTGCGGGCATCGGGGAGCGCATCGAGATCACCCACAAGTCCTCCAGCCGCGCCACCTATGCGCAGGGCAGCCTGCGGGCGGTGCGCTTCCTCGCCGGGCACAGGACGGGCATGTTCGACATGTTCGACGTGCTCGGACTGCAATGA
- a CDS encoding outer membrane protein assembly factor BamE, whose protein sequence is MPVIAPCSARLGLVFLAGVSAAALVGCSSLNGASTRIASLVNPYRVDVVQGNFVSREQVEALQPGMSRQQVREILGTPLVTSLFHADRWEYVFTIKRPGEEPQTRKLTVFFKGDALERSEGDTMPTETEFVASLGSRGSKGKVPVLEATPEQLARFPAPQRASEPQPAAPQEPASVSYPPLEAPVR, encoded by the coding sequence ATGCCCGTCATAGCCCCTTGCAGTGCCCGTCTGGGCCTGGTCTTCCTGGCCGGGGTCAGCGCGGCAGCCCTGGTTGGCTGCAGCAGCCTGAACGGAGCCAGCACCCGCATTGCCAGCCTCGTCAACCCTTACCGGGTGGATGTGGTGCAGGGCAATTTTGTGTCGCGCGAGCAGGTCGAGGCGCTGCAGCCCGGCATGAGCCGCCAGCAGGTGCGCGAGATCCTGGGCACGCCCCTCGTCACCAGCCTGTTCCATGCCGACCGGTGGGAGTATGTGTTCACCATCAAGCGGCCGGGCGAAGAACCACAGACGCGCAAGCTCACCGTGTTCTTCAAGGGGGACGCGCTGGAGCGCTCGGAAGGCGACACGATGCCGACCGAGACCGAGTTCGTTGCCAGCCTGGGTTCGCGCGGATCCAAGGGCAAGGTTCCTGTGCTGGAAGCCACGCCCGAGCAGCTGGCCCGATTTCCGGCGCCCCAGCGTGCGTCGGAACCCCAGCCTGCAGCGCCGCAGGAGCCGGCCTCCGTCAGCTACCCCCCGCTTGAAGCGCCCGTGCGCTAG